Proteins encoded in a region of the Dreissena polymorpha isolate Duluth1 chromosome 6, UMN_Dpol_1.0, whole genome shotgun sequence genome:
- the LOC127833540 gene encoding uncharacterized protein LOC127833540 isoform X4, producing the protein MRAIECVLVVACALLTAHAAEPSCPVCSKYHYDEMVLERMIRNEIKWEQIVNDIKSINDNVNSALDEASVKIEQLKSRLEIQNQVVDDASGKIQNLTLGLDKQNQVVNAISVKIENLTLGLEKQKLEMDLITIRSQITI; encoded by the exons ATGCGAGCTATTGAGTGTGTTTTAGTTGTCGCCTGCGCACTCTTGACGGCACATGCAGCTGAACCGTCGTGTCCGGTGTGTTCTAAGTATCACTACGACGAGATGGTTCTGGAGAGGATGATACGGAACGAAATCAAATGGGAACAGATCGTAAATGACATTAAATCCATCAATGACAATGTCAATTCTGCCCTTGATGAAGCCAGCGTGAAAATTGAACAGTTGAAGTCGAGACTTGAGATACAAAATCAAGTGGTTGATGATGCCAGCGgaaaaattcaaaacttgacgTTGGGGCTTGACAAACAAAATCAAGTGGTTAATGCAATCAGCGTGAAAATTGAAAACTTGACGTTGGGACTTGAGAAGCAGAAGCTTGAAATGGATCTTATAACTATCCGCTCACAAATTACG ATTTAA
- the LOC127833541 gene encoding heavy metal-binding protein HIP-like has product MRAIECVFIVACALLRAHAAEPSCPVCSKYHYDEMVLERMIRNEIKWEQIVNDIKSINEKVNSALDDTSAKIEQLTSKLEIKNQVVDEASVKIENLTLGLDKQNQVVYEASVKIQNLAMGLEKQKLHMDIINQRSQNLTNVLFQARTPKDAALTSASQIAIFNTVVVNTGQGYASDTGKFTAPVSGIYMFAVQYCSDSSNWGCLKIVKDGTSLQTSVSLAGSMACSSMQAFATVAVGEQVWVQSNGYSACSLYENHPYYWSSFSGVLIHA; this is encoded by the exons ATGCGAGcaattgaatgtgtttttattgtCGCCTGCGCACTTCTGAGGGCGCATGCAGCTGAACCGTCGTGCCCGGTGTGTTCTAAGTATCACTATGATGAGATGGTTCTCGAGAGGATGATACGAAACGAAATCAAATGGGAACAGATCGTAAATGACATCAAATCCATAAATGAAAAGGTGAATTCTGCCCTTGATGACACCAGCGCGAAAATTGAACAGTTGACATCGAAACTTGAGATAAAAAATCAAGTGGTTGATGAAGCCAGCGTCAAAATTGAAAACTTGACGTTGGGACTTGATAAACAAAATCAAGTGGTTTATGAAGCCAGCGTGAAAATTCAAAACTTGGCAATGGGACTTGAGAAACAAAAGCTACACATGGATATTATAAACCAACGCTCACAAA ATTTAACGAATGTGCTCTTTCAAGCACGTACACCAAAAGACGCTGCCTTAACATCAGCATCACAAATCGCGATCTTCAACACTGTGGTTGTGAATACAGGACAAGGCTATGCTAGCGATACCGGCAAGTTTACGGCACCTGTTTCTGGGATTTATATGTTTGCAGTGCAGTACTGTTCAGATTCAAGTAATTGGGGATGTCTGAAAATTGTGAAAGATGGAACTTCTTTACAGACTTCCGTTAGCCTAGCAGGCAGCATGGCTTGTAGCAGTATGCAAGCGTTTGCCACAGTTGCTGTTGGTGAGCAAGTCTGGGTGCAGTCTAATGGATATTCAGCTTGTTCTTTATATGAAAACCATCCATATTATTGGTCGTCTTTTTCGGGAGTCTTGATTCACGCATAA